One Natronincola ferrireducens DNA segment encodes these proteins:
- the nifJ gene encoding pyruvate:ferredoxin (flavodoxin) oxidoreductase, with product MARNMKTMDGNAAAAYVSYAFTDVAAIYPITPSSNMAENVDEWSAEGQKNIFGQTVKVVEMQSEAGAAGAVHGSLAAGALTTTFTASQGLLLMIPNMYKIAGELLPGVFHVSARALAGHALSIFGDHSDVMATRQTGCAMLASGSVQEVMDLAGVAHLTAIKGRVPFVHFFDGFRTSHEMQKIEVIEYDEFARLVDRDAIKAFRDRALSPEHPVLRGTAQNPDVFFQAKEAANKYYDAIPDMVADYMKEISNITGREYKPFNYYGAEDAEYVIIAMGSVTDTIEETIDYLLAKGEKVGVVKVHLYRPFSEKYFFDVLPKTVKRIAVLDRNKEPGATGEPLYQDIRNIFFDKETRPMIIGGRYGLGSKDTVPAQILAVYANLKADAPKNQFNVGIVDDVTYTSLDVTEKVSTAPKGTIRCKFWGLGSDGTVGANKEAIKIIGDNTDMYAQAYFSYDSKKSGGVTISHLRFGKKPIKSTYLIDEADFIACHNQAYVNQYNVLKGLKKGGTFLLNCMWSPEELEEKLPASMKKYIAENDISFYTLNGTEIAREIGLGGRINMVMQAAFFKLAEVIPVDDAVSYLKDAIVHAYGSKGEKIVAMNHEAVDRGVDALVKIDVPESWKGVAEETAAAIEEPDFIKNILRPMNAQEGDNLPVSAFVGAEDGTFPLGTSAYEKRGIAVMVPEWIAENCIQCNQCSFVCPHAAIRPILANEEEMKNAPETFKTLKAMGKEFEGLQYRMQVAPLDCTGCGNCADICPSKNKALEMKLVEPQLEIEKPNWDYAVTVTDKSHLTNIETVKGSQFAMPYFEFSGACAGCGETPYVKTITQLFGDRMMIANATGCSSIYGGSAPSVPYCKNAEGKGPAWANSLFEDNAEFGYGMMLASKQIRARIEDLMKEALALDINAELKAAFQEWIDGKDDGKASKAATYKILPLIKAEAGNAIVDEIIEKKDYLIKQSQWIFGGDGWAYDIGYGGLDHVLASGEDVNILVMDTEVYSNTGGQSSKASPTAAIAKFAAAGKRTKKKDLGMMAMSYGYVYVAQVSMGADKNQLMKAIKEAEAYNGPSLIIAYAPCIAHGIGAGMGKTQEQAKKAVESGYWHLYRYNPVLKDEGKNPFTLDSKEPKTSFRDFLMSEVRYASLLKSFPEVAEGLFAKSEEDAKERYENYKRLAQ from the coding sequence ATGGCTAGAAACATGAAAACAATGGATGGTAACGCTGCAGCAGCATATGTATCCTATGCTTTTACAGATGTAGCAGCTATCTATCCTATCACACCTTCATCTAATATGGCTGAAAATGTTGATGAATGGAGTGCTGAGGGACAAAAGAATATTTTTGGACAAACTGTAAAGGTTGTAGAAATGCAATCAGAGGCTGGAGCTGCAGGTGCTGTACACGGTTCCTTAGCAGCAGGGGCTTTAACAACTACTTTTACTGCATCTCAAGGCTTGCTTTTAATGATTCCTAATATGTATAAAATAGCTGGTGAATTATTGCCGGGGGTGTTCCATGTAAGTGCTAGAGCACTGGCTGGACATGCATTATCTATCTTCGGAGATCACTCTGATGTTATGGCTACTAGACAAACAGGATGTGCTATGCTGGCATCTGGTAGTGTACAAGAGGTTATGGACTTAGCAGGGGTTGCCCACTTAACTGCTATTAAAGGAAGAGTGCCATTTGTACATTTCTTTGACGGATTTAGAACATCCCATGAAATGCAAAAAATCGAAGTGATTGAATATGATGAATTTGCTAGATTAGTAGATAGGGATGCTATTAAAGCCTTCAGAGATAGAGCTTTAAGTCCAGAGCATCCAGTGCTTAGAGGAACAGCTCAAAACCCAGATGTTTTCTTCCAAGCTAAGGAAGCTGCCAACAAGTACTATGATGCTATTCCTGATATGGTGGCAGACTACATGAAGGAAATTTCCAACATTACTGGTAGGGAATATAAACCATTTAATTACTATGGAGCAGAAGATGCAGAATATGTAATAATAGCTATGGGTTCTGTAACTGATACAATTGAAGAAACAATTGATTACTTATTGGCAAAAGGAGAAAAGGTAGGGGTAGTAAAAGTCCACTTATATAGACCTTTCTCAGAAAAATACTTCTTTGACGTATTACCTAAAACAGTAAAGAGAATTGCTGTATTAGATAGAAATAAAGAGCCAGGTGCTACTGGAGAACCATTATATCAAGATATTAGAAATATTTTCTTTGATAAGGAAACTAGACCAATGATTATTGGTGGTAGATATGGTCTTGGTTCTAAAGATACAGTACCAGCTCAAATCCTAGCTGTATATGCTAACCTTAAAGCAGATGCTCCTAAAAATCAATTCAATGTTGGTATCGTAGATGATGTAACTTACACATCTTTAGATGTTACAGAGAAGGTTTCAACAGCACCAAAAGGAACCATCAGATGTAAGTTCTGGGGATTAGGTTCTGACGGTACAGTAGGAGCAAACAAAGAGGCTATTAAAATCATCGGAGATAATACTGACATGTATGCTCAAGCTTATTTCTCCTATGACTCTAAAAAATCCGGTGGTGTTACTATATCCCACCTACGCTTTGGTAAGAAGCCTATTAAATCCACATACTTAATTGATGAAGCAGACTTTATTGCCTGTCATAACCAAGCCTATGTAAATCAGTATAATGTGTTAAAGGGCTTGAAAAAGGGTGGAACCTTCTTATTAAACTGCATGTGGTCTCCAGAGGAATTAGAAGAGAAACTACCTGCATCTATGAAAAAATATATTGCTGAAAATGATATTAGTTTCTACACCCTAAATGGTACAGAAATCGCTAGAGAAATTGGTTTAGGTGGAAGAATTAATATGGTTATGCAAGCTGCTTTCTTTAAGCTAGCGGAAGTTATTCCTGTAGATGATGCAGTAAGCTATCTAAAGGATGCTATTGTGCATGCCTATGGAAGTAAGGGTGAAAAGATTGTTGCTATGAACCATGAAGCTGTTGACCGTGGTGTAGATGCCCTTGTAAAAATTGATGTACCTGAAAGCTGGAAGGGTGTGGCTGAAGAAACAGCAGCTGCAATAGAAGAGCCAGATTTCATTAAAAATATATTAAGACCTATGAATGCTCAAGAAGGAGATAATCTACCTGTAAGTGCCTTTGTTGGTGCAGAAGATGGAACCTTCCCATTGGGAACAAGTGCTTACGAAAAGCGTGGTATTGCTGTTATGGTTCCTGAATGGATTGCAGAAAATTGTATCCAATGTAATCAATGTTCCTTCGTATGTCCTCATGCGGCAATTAGACCAATTTTAGCCAACGAAGAGGAAATGAAAAATGCACCAGAAACCTTTAAAACATTAAAGGCTATGGGTAAAGAGTTCGAAGGATTACAATACCGTATGCAGGTAGCTCCACTAGATTGTACAGGTTGTGGAAACTGTGCCGATATCTGTCCTTCTAAAAACAAGGCTTTAGAAATGAAATTAGTTGAGCCACAATTAGAGATTGAAAAACCAAACTGGGATTATGCTGTAACTGTTACAGATAAATCTCATTTAACCAATATAGAAACCGTAAAAGGCAGCCAATTTGCTATGCCATACTTTGAGTTCTCTGGTGCTTGTGCAGGTTGTGGTGAGACACCTTATGTTAAGACCATTACACAATTATTTGGTGATAGAATGATGATTGCCAATGCCACAGGATGTTCTTCTATCTATGGTGGTAGTGCTCCATCTGTACCATACTGTAAAAACGCTGAAGGAAAAGGTCCAGCTTGGGCAAACTCTCTATTCGAAGACAATGCTGAGTTTGGATATGGTATGATGCTTGCATCAAAACAAATTAGAGCTAGAATTGAAGATTTAATGAAGGAAGCTTTAGCTTTAGACATTAATGCTGAGTTAAAGGCTGCCTTCCAAGAGTGGATTGATGGTAAAGATGACGGTAAAGCTTCTAAAGCTGCTACTTATAAGATTCTTCCATTAATTAAAGCTGAAGCAGGTAATGCTATTGTTGATGAAATCATTGAGAAAAAAGATTACTTAATTAAGCAATCTCAATGGATTTTCGGTGGAGACGGTTGGGCTTATGACATCGGATACGGTGGATTAGACCATGTACTGGCTTCAGGAGAAGATGTAAATATTCTTGTAATGGATACAGAAGTGTACTCCAATACAGGTGGTCAATCTTCTAAAGCTTCTCCAACAGCAGCTATTGCTAAATTTGCAGCTGCTGGTAAGAGAACCAAGAAGAAGGATTTAGGTATGATGGCTATGAGCTATGGTTATGTATACGTTGCCCAAGTATCTATGGGTGCCGATAAAAACCAATTGATGAAGGCTATTAAAGAAGCAGAAGCCTATAATGGACCTTCCTTAATTATTGCTTATGCACCATGTATTGCCCATGGAATTGGTGCTGGAATGGGTAAAACTCAAGAACAAGCTAAAAAGGCAGTAGAGTCTGGATACTGGCATCTATATAGATACAATCCAGTATTAAAGGATGAAGGTAAGAATCCATTCACATTAGATTCTAAAGAGCCTAAAACATCATTTAGAGACTTCCTAATGAGTGAAGTAAGATATGCTTCTCTATTGAAGTCCTTCCCAGAGGTAGCTGAAGGTTTATTTGCTAAATCAGAGGAAGATGCTAAAGAAAGATACGAGAACTATAAGAGATTAGCACAATAA
- a CDS encoding ABC transporter substrate-binding protein — MKKQSWKRKLSIFLLIGILILSGFLMTACGGGQQTAQGEEGQPRIAFYATANEPILDFDPSVEFSNGIVVLHNIYETLLKYEALEDKVVPVLATDYSVSEDGLIWEFNIREGVKFHDGSDLNAEAVKLSIERTINMDQGAAYIWHPVEEINVVDTYKVEFKLSYPAPLDLIASAGYAGFIMSPAATEEASNWFAQGNTAGTGPYTIDSFKMGEEVVLKVFEDYWKGWEGNYFDKVFFKRVAEASSRRLLLERGEVDFVSMLPYEDLEVLKNNPNLDLIVGPSYQNLFFKFNTEKEPLNNKLVRQAISYAFPYGDVMEYAVGGYATQARGAVPLGHWGHGEDLYQYEHNIEKAKALLKEAGYEDGGFTITITYAAGDETQKNAAELFMAELDKLNINLEIRGMPWESQWELSRSSSLDRRQDILVMYWWPDFASPYGWLYSMFHTEEDILFNLAYWSNEEFDNLIDEANVISSTDRDRAEEMFIEAQKILVEEAPSIFVYDMQYAWIANKTFKGVKNNPVYPNVVFFHETYRQQ, encoded by the coding sequence ATGAAAAAGCAAAGCTGGAAAAGAAAACTATCTATTTTTTTATTGATAGGCATTTTAATTTTATCGGGATTTTTAATGACTGCCTGTGGAGGAGGACAACAAACGGCCCAAGGGGAAGAGGGTCAGCCAAGAATAGCTTTTTATGCTACGGCTAATGAACCAATCTTAGATTTTGATCCAAGTGTAGAATTTTCTAATGGTATTGTTGTGCTACACAATATTTATGAGACCCTATTAAAATATGAAGCATTAGAAGATAAAGTTGTTCCTGTTTTGGCTACGGATTATTCTGTTAGCGAAGATGGATTAATATGGGAATTTAATATAAGAGAAGGGGTAAAGTTCCATGATGGCAGTGACTTAAACGCTGAAGCTGTAAAGCTGTCTATAGAAAGAACCATCAATATGGATCAAGGGGCTGCTTATATTTGGCATCCAGTGGAGGAGATTAATGTAGTAGATACGTACAAGGTAGAATTTAAGCTCTCCTATCCAGCACCTTTAGATTTAATTGCCAGTGCTGGGTATGCAGGATTTATTATGTCACCAGCAGCAACGGAAGAAGCCAGTAATTGGTTTGCTCAAGGCAATACAGCTGGAACAGGTCCCTACACCATAGATAGTTTTAAGATGGGGGAAGAAGTTGTACTAAAGGTTTTTGAAGATTATTGGAAGGGATGGGAAGGCAACTACTTTGATAAAGTCTTCTTTAAAAGGGTGGCAGAAGCATCCTCTAGAAGATTATTGCTAGAAAGAGGAGAAGTTGATTTCGTCAGTATGCTTCCCTATGAGGATTTAGAGGTGTTAAAAAACAATCCAAATCTAGACCTTATTGTAGGACCTTCTTATCAGAATTTGTTCTTCAAATTTAATACTGAAAAAGAGCCTTTAAACAATAAATTGGTTCGCCAAGCTATATCCTATGCATTCCCCTATGGGGACGTAATGGAATATGCAGTAGGTGGCTATGCAACCCAAGCTAGAGGTGCTGTTCCTTTAGGACATTGGGGTCATGGAGAAGATTTATATCAATATGAGCATAATATCGAGAAGGCCAAAGCCTTATTAAAGGAGGCAGGCTATGAAGATGGTGGATTCACCATTACTATAACCTATGCAGCTGGAGATGAGACGCAAAAAAACGCAGCTGAACTATTTATGGCTGAATTAGATAAGCTAAATATAAACCTAGAAATTCGTGGAATGCCTTGGGAAAGTCAATGGGAGCTTTCTAGAAGCAGTTCCCTTGATAGAAGACAGGATATTCTAGTGATGTACTGGTGGCCAGATTTTGCCAGTCCCTATGGATGGTTATATTCTATGTTCCATACAGAGGAGGACATATTATTTAATCTAGCTTATTGGAGCAATGAAGAATTTGACAACCTCATTGATGAAGCTAATGTTATAAGTAGTACCGATAGAGATAGGGCAGAAGAGATGTTTATAGAGGCTCAAAAGATTTTGGTTGAAGAAGCACCTTCTATTTTTGTCTACGATATGCAATATGCTTGGATTGCTAACAAAACCTTTAAAGGGGTAAAAAACAATCCAGTTTATCCAAATGTTGTATTTTTCCATGAAACCTATAGACAACAATAA
- a CDS encoding ABC transporter ATP-binding protein has product MFPINDNLLEVKELKKYFPIREGFFSKPVAWVKAVDKVSFQIKKGETLGIVGESGCGKTTLINTILRLEEPTEGEVIFNGQNIFELDKDSLRKIRKNIQVVFQDPFWSLNPRFLIKDIIGEPIRVHENVGEEEFIEKVQNLLQLVGLPANSVYKYPHEFSGGQRQRIAIARALALHPKLVILDEPTSSIDLVSQASVLKLLEELKKELSLTYILISHDLSVVHNMADKIIVMYLGKIVEYGEAHEVFRNPQHPYTQALFAAIPDIYTEGMEGMKILEGNVPSPINPPKGCYFHTRCPHAMEICKEIEPLPVVETEKQHMVTCHLIQKKANL; this is encoded by the coding sequence GTGTTTCCCATCAACGATAATCTTTTAGAGGTAAAGGAGCTAAAAAAATACTTTCCAATTCGAGAAGGCTTTTTTTCAAAACCAGTAGCATGGGTAAAGGCTGTTGACAAAGTATCCTTTCAAATTAAAAAGGGAGAAACGCTAGGAATTGTAGGGGAATCTGGATGTGGCAAAACAACCCTTATTAATACTATCTTAAGGTTAGAGGAACCCACCGAAGGAGAAGTAATTTTTAATGGACAAAACATCTTTGAATTAGATAAAGATTCCCTTAGAAAAATCAGAAAAAATATTCAAGTAGTTTTTCAGGATCCATTCTGGTCTTTAAATCCAAGATTTTTAATTAAAGATATTATTGGTGAACCCATTAGGGTCCATGAAAATGTGGGGGAAGAGGAATTTATAGAAAAAGTTCAAAATTTATTACAGCTGGTGGGCTTGCCTGCAAATAGTGTTTATAAGTATCCCCATGAATTTAGCGGAGGACAAAGACAACGGATTGCCATTGCTAGGGCACTGGCTCTCCACCCAAAACTTGTGATTTTAGATGAACCCACCTCATCCATTGATTTGGTTTCTCAAGCCTCTGTTTTAAAATTATTGGAAGAATTGAAGAAGGAACTGAGCTTAACCTATATATTAATATCCCATGACTTAAGTGTTGTTCATAATATGGCAGATAAAATTATTGTTATGTATTTAGGAAAAATTGTAGAGTATGGTGAGGCCCATGAGGTATTTAGAAATCCTCAACACCCCTACACCCAAGCCTTATTTGCAGCCATTCCTGATATTTATACAGAGGGAATGGAGGGTATGAAGATTTTAGAAGGAAATGTTCCCAGTCCTATTAATCCACCGAAGGGATGTTACTTCCATACCCGCTGTCCCCATGCTATGGAAATATGCAAAGAAATAGAACCACTCCCTGTGGTGGAAACTGAAAAACAACATATGGTCACCTGCCATTTAATACAGAAAAAAGCAAATCTTTAA
- a CDS encoding DUF917 domain-containing protein — MKKLTKTDLYDILYGCTILGTGGGGELQRGLEMIDEALEAGKDFVLVDLDELEEDAYIGTPYMCGSVSPKDEKDVINLPQIEKAPAVKAFQVMEKYFGKSFTGVIATELGGSNTAVAFYVAAMMGKYIIDGDPAGRSVPELQHSTYFLKDLPIAPITVANEFGDVAIIENAVDDFRAEALVRSMAIVSNNSVAVVDHPATKKQLEDAIIKGSVSYALKLGRAFRLAKENNEDPAKAVVEAGEGKILFKGAVADYNWETANGFTFGNTLIEGKEGYEGSIYKIWYKNENIISWKDNVIHATVPDLISIIRDDTGEPVTNPYFEVGMPVTVIALPSPAEWTTERGLEVFGPKHFGYDIEFKSIIKENECETA; from the coding sequence ATGAAAAAATTAACGAAAACTGATTTGTATGATATTCTTTATGGATGCACTATATTAGGAACAGGAGGTGGTGGAGAGCTGCAAAGAGGTCTTGAAATGATTGATGAAGCCCTAGAAGCAGGAAAAGACTTCGTTTTAGTGGATTTAGATGAGCTTGAAGAGGATGCTTATATAGGAACCCCCTATATGTGTGGTTCTGTTTCTCCTAAAGATGAGAAGGATGTTATAAATTTACCCCAAATAGAAAAAGCACCAGCAGTAAAAGCATTTCAAGTAATGGAAAAGTATTTTGGTAAAAGCTTTACGGGTGTTATTGCTACAGAGTTGGGGGGCTCAAATACAGCTGTAGCCTTTTACGTGGCTGCCATGATGGGTAAATACATTATTGATGGAGATCCAGCGGGCCGTTCTGTACCTGAATTACAACACTCCACCTATTTTTTAAAGGACCTACCTATTGCTCCCATAACAGTAGCTAATGAATTTGGTGATGTGGCCATTATAGAAAATGCAGTAGATGATTTTAGAGCAGAGGCTCTTGTTCGCTCTATGGCTATTGTAAGCAACAATTCTGTAGCTGTTGTAGATCATCCTGCTACTAAAAAACAATTGGAGGATGCTATTATAAAAGGCTCGGTTTCCTATGCATTAAAGCTTGGAAGAGCTTTTAGATTAGCTAAGGAAAACAATGAAGATCCAGCTAAAGCAGTAGTAGAAGCAGGAGAAGGAAAAATTCTGTTCAAAGGTGCTGTAGCAGATTATAATTGGGAAACAGCCAATGGATTTACCTTTGGCAATACTTTGATTGAAGGAAAAGAAGGGTATGAGGGGTCTATTTATAAGATATGGTATAAAAATGAAAATATTATTTCTTGGAAGGATAACGTTATCCATGCAACTGTTCCAGATCTTATTAGTATTATCCGAGATGATACAGGAGAGCCTGTTACCAACCCTTACTTTGAAGTAGGCATGCCAGTAACAGTAATAGCCCTGCCATCACCAGCCGAGTGGACGACAGAAAGGGGTCTAGAGGTGTTTGGACCAAAGCACTTTGGATATGATATAGAGTTTAAAAGTATTATAAAAGAGAATGAATGTGAAACAGCATAG
- a CDS encoding ABC transporter ATP-binding protein, translating to MSHYFEIQNLKVNFNSYEGKKNILDIDHLAIEKGKTFGLVGESGSGKTVLALTILNLLSQPPGEIEAGKIIFNGENLLDKKESFMQRIRGKKISMIFQDPMSTLNPVFTIGEQLIRVIVHNQTIGRKAAEKKALEMIELVKLPDAKNMLKKYPHELSGGQRQRIIIAMALSCGAEFIIADEPTRNLDVTIQAGILKLIKELQRELQVTVLFIANNPTLIPAICDEVGILFEGKIVEKGGIKEVLHNPKHPYTIAMLNAIPKSKQEKGGVSHQR from the coding sequence ATGAGTCATTATTTTGAAATCCAAAATTTAAAAGTAAATTTTAACAGCTATGAGGGGAAAAAGAATATTTTAGATATAGATCATTTGGCTATAGAAAAGGGTAAAACTTTTGGATTGGTAGGGGAGAGTGGATCAGGAAAAACAGTTCTAGCTCTTACTATTCTCAATCTATTGTCCCAGCCCCCAGGTGAGATAGAAGCTGGTAAGATCATCTTTAATGGGGAAAATCTTTTAGACAAGAAAGAATCATTTATGCAAAGGATACGGGGAAAAAAAATTTCCATGATTTTTCAGGATCCCATGTCCACATTAAACCCTGTATTTACAATAGGGGAACAGTTAATAAGGGTTATTGTACATAACCAAACTATTGGAAGGAAGGCTGCTGAAAAAAAGGCACTAGAAATGATAGAGCTAGTTAAACTTCCTGATGCCAAAAACATGCTTAAAAAATATCCCCATGAGCTAAGTGGTGGTCAGCGACAAAGGATAATTATTGCCATGGCCCTATCCTGTGGCGCAGAATTTATTATAGCCGATGAACCTACTAGAAACCTTGATGTGACTATCCAAGCTGGAATATTAAAGTTAATCAAGGAACTACAAAGGGAGTTACAAGTAACGGTTCTATTTATAGCAAACAATCCCACTTTAATACCAGCTATTTGTGATGAGGTAGGTATATTATTTGAAGGAAAAATTGTTGAAAAGGGTGGTATTAAAGAGGTGCTTCACAACCCCAAGCATCCTTATACAATAGCTATGCTAAATGCTATACCTAAAAGTAAACAGGAAAAAGGGGGTGTTTCCCATCAACGATAA
- the nikC gene encoding nickel transporter permease: MLNKAISLKTLQPKMKELKFSIYLLNRNRLTQAAFIAVILLIVVALVAPYIVPYPTHIARENNPQDKLMAPSSNYWFGTDELGRDIFSRVLYGTRISLQTALLAVGLALLIGVPLGAVAGTIGGYVDEILMRITDVFLSFPPLLLAIAISAFLGPSLRNAMLAIAISWWPWYARLVRGQAISIKERQFVRAAKAIGSSTSKIIFQHVVPNCISPIIVQASMDIGGVILTIASLSFLGLGAQAPTPEWGLMVSTSRNYFLNAWWYSIFPGLAIFITVLAFNLLGDGLREILDPKTRKN; this comes from the coding sequence ATGTTAAATAAAGCAATATCTTTAAAAACCCTTCAGCCTAAAATGAAGGAATTAAAATTTTCCATATACCTATTAAATAGAAATCGATTAACCCAAGCAGCTTTTATTGCCGTTATCCTTTTAATTGTTGTTGCCCTTGTAGCTCCCTATATTGTTCCCTATCCCACCCATATTGCTAGAGAGAACAATCCTCAGGATAAGCTAATGGCTCCTTCTTCAAATTATTGGTTTGGAACCGATGAGCTAGGGAGGGATATATTCAGTAGAGTGCTTTATGGAACAAGAATATCTTTGCAGACGGCTCTATTGGCAGTAGGATTAGCCCTATTAATAGGTGTCCCCCTTGGAGCTGTAGCAGGAACAATAGGCGGCTACGTGGATGAAATTTTAATGAGGATTACAGATGTTTTTTTAAGCTTTCCGCCTCTTTTGTTAGCCATTGCTATATCAGCCTTTTTAGGTCCCAGTTTAAGAAATGCTATGTTGGCCATCGCCATATCTTGGTGGCCTTGGTATGCAAGACTGGTGAGGGGTCAAGCTATTTCAATAAAGGAACGTCAGTTTGTGCGGGCTGCAAAGGCTATAGGTAGCTCCACCAGTAAAATTATATTTCAACACGTAGTACCTAACTGTATATCACCTATTATTGTACAGGCATCTATGGATATAGGAGGAGTTATTTTAACGATAGCATCCTTAAGCTTTTTAGGTCTAGGAGCCCAAGCACCTACACCAGAATGGGGGTTAATGGTAAGTACCAGTAGAAATTATTTTTTAAATGCATGGTGGTATAGTATTTTTCCTGGACTGGCGATATTTATAACAGTTTTAGCCTTTAATTTATTAGGAGATGGACTTAGAGAGATTTTAGATCCAAAGACTAGAAAGAATTAG
- a CDS encoding ABC transporter permease has product MKSLIIKRLLSGILVLLGVIVITFTITRMIPSNPAAQWVGPRATAEQIQRAEIELGLDQPLYIQFGRYVRDLLRGNLGNSLRSHQPIIKELKAYLPATIELVLISTIAAVFVGIPLGLLSAKMKDRWSDHLIRFFSVGGVSLPIFWVALFLQLIFYRGLGLLPLGGQLSIQTKLLYDVPHVTGFLIFDSLITWNIPVLKDALLHMVLPGITVALYPIALVARMTRSALLEILSEDYIRAARSYGLPERIVTWSYALKNSLGPTATVVTLSIGYTLVNTFLIEAIFSWPGIGSYIASAVTSLDYPAIMGVTIFSAVAYVVLNLVADIIIALDPRIRV; this is encoded by the coding sequence TTGAAATCATTAATCATCAAACGACTTTTATCAGGAATACTGGTTTTATTAGGTGTAATTGTTATCACATTTACCATTACGAGAATGATACCCTCCAACCCTGCAGCTCAATGGGTTGGCCCAAGGGCTACAGCTGAACAAATTCAAAGGGCGGAGATTGAACTAGGCTTAGATCAACCCTTATATATACAGTTTGGAAGGTATGTAAGGGACTTGCTTAGAGGAAATCTTGGAAACTCCTTAAGGTCTCATCAGCCTATAATAAAAGAATTAAAGGCATACTTGCCAGCCACCATAGAATTGGTTTTAATTTCTACTATTGCTGCTGTTTTTGTAGGCATACCTTTAGGTCTATTATCTGCCAAGATGAAGGATAGATGGTCAGACCACCTCATCCGCTTTTTTTCAGTGGGTGGGGTATCTCTCCCCATCTTTTGGGTTGCCCTGTTCCTTCAATTAATCTTCTATAGAGGGTTAGGTCTTTTGCCCTTAGGGGGGCAACTAAGTATACAAACAAAGCTTTTATATGATGTGCCCCATGTGACTGGTTTTCTAATATTTGATAGTTTAATTACTTGGAATATCCCGGTTTTAAAGGATGCACTTCTTCATATGGTTCTACCAGGAATTACGGTGGCGCTTTATCCTATAGCTTTAGTGGCTAGGATGACAAGGTCTGCCTTACTGGAAATATTAAGTGAAGATTATATTCGAGCTGCTAGATCCTATGGCTTACCTGAAAGAATTGTTACATGGTCCTATGCTTTAAAAAATTCCTTAGGGCCTACGGCCACAGTAGTCACCTTATCGATAGGGTATACATTGGTAAATACTTTTTTGATAGAAGCTATTTTTAGCTGGCCTGGTATCGGAAGTTACATTGCATCGGCGGTGACTAGTTTGGATTATCCAGCCATCATGGGAGTTACTATTTTTTCGGCAGTTGCCTATGTTGTATTAAATCTTGTGGCAGATATCATTATCGCACTAGATCCCCGAATCCGGGTTTAG
- a CDS encoding ABC transporter ATP-binding protein produces the protein MSKKLLEVKRLKKYFQTKKGLLHAVDDINFHINEGETLGLVGESGCGKSTTGRVILRLLEATDGEILFEGKNILGYDKQQMREMRKQMQIVFQDPFASLNPRMSISQIIAEPLEINRVYKTKPEINRRVKELMDIVGLAERLVNTYPHELDGGRRQRIGIARALALNPKFIVQDEPVSALDVSIQAQILNLMGQLQKEFHLTYLFISHDLSVIKHVSDRIAVMYLGKIVELSNYNSIFKNPLHPYTQALLSAIPAPQIDIKRDRIILEGDVPSPINPPKGCRFYGRCRHRQNICNEQTPELRDMGNEKYVACHFAGNLN, from the coding sequence ATGTCAAAAAAACTGCTTGAAGTAAAAAGATTAAAGAAATACTTTCAAACAAAAAAAGGGTTATTACATGCTGTAGATGATATTAACTTCCATATAAATGAAGGTGAAACCTTGGGGTTGGTTGGAGAATCTGGATGCGGAAAGTCTACAACCGGTAGGGTGATCTTAAGACTTTTAGAGGCTACCGATGGTGAAATTCTCTTCGAAGGGAAAAACATCTTAGGTTATGACAAACAACAAATGCGGGAAATGCGGAAACAAATGCAAATCGTCTTTCAGGACCCCTTTGCATCCTTGAACCCTAGGATGAGTATTTCTCAAATCATTGCCGAGCCTTTGGAAATCAATAGGGTTTATAAAACAAAACCTGAAATAAATAGAAGGGTTAAAGAATTGATGGATATCGTTGGTTTGGCTGAGAGATTGGTAAATACCTATCCCCATGAGCTAGATGGTGGAAGGCGTCAAAGAATTGGCATCGCTAGAGCTTTGGCACTAAATCCTAAGTTTATCGTTCAAGATGAACCAGTATCTGCTTTAGATGTCTCTATACAAGCACAAATATTGAATTTAATGGGCCAATTACAAAAGGAATTTCATTTAACTTATTTATTTATTTCTCACGATTTAAGTGTTATAAAACACGTTAGTGATAGAATTGCTGTTATGTACCTAGGAAAAATTGTAGAGTTATCCAACTATAATTCTATTTTTAAGAACCCTCTTCATCCCTATACCCAGGCTTTATTATCTGCTATTCCAGCACCTCAGATAGATATAAAGAGAGACAGAATTATATTAGAGGGGGATGTGCCAAGCCCAATTAATCCTCCTAAAGGCTGTAGATTCTATGGTAGATGTAGACATCGTCAGAACATCTGTAACGAACAGACTCCTGAGCTCAGGGATATGGGCAACGAAAAATATGTGGCCTGTCACTTTGCAGGAAACTTGAATTAA